The DNA region CGATCTGGTCGAGCGCCTCGGGGCCGAAGAGCTCCGTGAACGCGCGGCCCAGCCGCCTGGCCAGGTCCACGTACGGGCGAAGGCGCGGCCAGGCCTCGGCAGGAACCGAGGGGATGTTGACGGCGTGATGCGGGAGTTCCCCTGCCAGCACCCGAAGAACCTCTTCGGCCACGGCCACAGCCGCCTCGCCCTGCGCCTCCTTCGTGCTTGCGCCGAGGTGCGGCGTCATCACCACGTTGGGCGCCCCCATCAGGGGGCTGCCGGAGGGCGGTTCCTCCGCGAAGACGTCGACGGCGGCCCCCGCCAGCCGCCCTTCTGCCAGCGCGTTCGCCAGGGCCGCTTCGTCCACGATGCCGCCCCGGGCGCAGTTGATGAGGTATGCGGTGGGGCGCATGCGCTTGAGGCGTTCGGCGTCGATGAGATGGCGCGTCTTGGGCGTCAGGGGGCAGTGAAGGCTCACGAAGTCCGACCGGGCAAGCAACTCGTCCAGCTCGGCGAGCTGCGCGCCCAGCTGCGCGGCACGGTCGGCGGTTACGTACGGGTCATAGGCCAGCACAGCCATGCCGAAGGCCCGCGCACGGCGCGCCACCTCGGAACCGATCCGTCCCAGCCCCACCAGGCCCAGCGTCTTACCGGCGAGCTGAACCCCCATGAAGTGCCGGCGTTCCCACCGCCGTTCCAGGGCAAGGGAGTGGTGCGCCCAGGGAATGCGGCGCGCTACCGACAGCATCAGGGCCATGGTGTGCTCGGCGGCGCTTGTGGTGTTGGCCTCAGGAGTGTTGACGACCACGACACCTCGCCCGGTGGCCGCCTCCACGTCGATGTTGTCGACGCCGACCCCGGCTCGCCCCACGACCATCAGCCGCCGGCCTGCCTCGAGCACCCGGGCGTCCACGCGGGTTTCGCTGCGGACGATCAGGCCTTCATACTCCCCGATCCGCTCCAGAAGCTGAGCCCGGTCCATCCCGGGCCGGAGATCCACCTGGGCGCCGCCCTGCCGCAGCCGCTCGATGCCCGCCGACTCCAGGGGGTCGGCCACCAGCACCCTCACCGCGCGGCCGCCTCCTCATGGCCCGCCCAGATTCGCTCTGCGGCGGCGACTCCGGCCCCCGGCTGCACGGGAGCGCCGAGCCGGGCCAGCGCCACCTCGGCAGCCGCCACGGCGCCAATCATGTCCAGCGGCGTGGCGTAGCCCATGTGGCCCACCCTCAGGATCTGCCCGGCGAGCTTGCCCTGGCCGCCCGAGAAGACCACCCCGAGCTGTTCCCTCGCGACCCTGCGCACCGCCTCCACGTCGACCCCGGCGGGAGGCCGCACCGCCGTCACCGTCGGCGAGGCAAAGCGCGTCTCGACCATCAGCTCGAAGCCGGCCGCTGCGAGCCCCGCCCGCACCATGTCCCGCATCAGGCGGTGGCGAGAAAGCCTTGCGTCGCTGCCCTCCGCCTCCAGAAGGCCGAGCGCCTCGTCCACCGCGTATACCACGGACAGGGCCGGCGTCCACGGCGTCTGGCCCTTCTCGAACATGCGCCGGGCAGCCGCCAGATCCAGGTAGTAACGGGCGGCCCGGCTTTCCCCGACCCGCTGCCAGGCCCGGGGCGAAAGCGCCACAAAGGCCAGCCCGGGGGGCGCCATGATGCACTTCTGGGATGCGCTCACCACGGCGTCCAGGCCCCAGGCGTCCATGGACAGCGCCGCGCCGCCCAGCCCGCTAACCGAGTCGACCACGAACATCGCCTCGGGCGCCGCCTCGTGACACGCGGCGCTCAGGGCCCGGATGTCGTTGATGACCCCGGTGGACGACTCGTTGTGGGTGGCGAAAACCGCTCGAACGTCGGGCATGGCCGAAAGCCGCCTCGCAAGCTCTCCGGGCTCTGCGCCGGTGTGCCAGGGGTATTCGTATCGCTCGACCCGAGCGCCGAACGCGCCCGCGATCTCCGCCCACCGGTGCCCGAAAACCCCGCCGTCCAGCACCAGCACCCGGTCGCCGGGGGAGATGAGGTTCGCGCACGCCGCCTCCATGCCGGCCGTCCCGGATCCCGTCAGGATGGCCACGAAGCTTTCCGTCTCGAAGAGGCGCTGAAGGCGGCGGGTGAGGCGGGCGATGAGTTCGGCGAACTCGGGGCCTCGGTGGTTGATCATGGGCCGCGACATGGCCCGCAGCACAGAGGGCGGTACGGGCGTCGGCCCCGGGATCCGCAGGTCCTGCTTCTCGGCAAAAGTGTTGCTCATGCTGGTCGTCGCCGCCTTTCCCCGGTCCACGAGTTTACACCCGCGCCCCCGCCACGTTCTTGAGGCGCGCTCCGAACGCCCGCGCCTCCTGCTCCGAGGCGAGGTCCGCGAAGTCCTCGACCCAGGCCCCCTGGCGCTCCAGCGCGGCCATCAGCTGCTTCAGAGCCCGAGTGGCACCGAAGCCGCCGCGCCGCACGAACGCCGCGGTGCGCTTGCCCTCCAGGCGGGTGCTGCGGGCGAGTACCTCCACGATGTCCTCGGCCGCCCTCCCCCGGAAAAAGCCGAGGGTGGGGCTGCCCACGCAGACGAGATCGTAAGCTCCCATGCTGATAGGCTGCGTGCGCGAGGGGTCGGCTTTCATCAACTCGGCCCGCACGCCGGCAGACTCAAGCCCGTCGGCGACGGCCCGGGCCAGCCGGTCCAAAGCCCCCCGGGCGCTGTACAAGATAAGTACCCGCACTCCGCTTCTCCCACCTTCGGGCGTTTAGACTTTGGCCGCGTTACCTTGGTTTTTCGCTTCCTCAGGACAACTCCCTGTCGGGCGGCCACCTGGCATAGCTTAGATCTCCGGGCGTTGGGGGTTGCGTCGCCTATGCGGATCCTGGGTGTTGCCCTCGGTGCCGGCGCCATGCGCGGGGCGGCCCACATCGGGGTGATCCAGGCGCTGGAGGAGGCAGGGCTTGCGCCGCGCGTCGTGGCCGGGTCCAGCGTCGGAAGCCTGGTGGGAGCGCTGTACGTTGCGGGCGTCAGCTCTCGGGCCATGCAGGCCGTCGCCCCCGAGCTTCTGGCCGAAGTGCGCTGCGAGCTGCGGCTCTCAGCCTGGGGAGCTCTCATACTCGGTTCCCGCCTCACGCTGGAGGCCCTGGGCCGCGCCCGCCCAGCCACTCCCGGAGGCCTTGCGGCCGGGGGCCGCCTCGAAAGGTGGTTGCGCCGCCGCCTGCCGGTCGACGACCTGGAGCACCTGGAGCGCCCCTTCGCGGCCGTCGCATGCGACCTGCACTCCGGCGAGACGGTCCTGCTGACGCGCCGCGCCTGGATTGCCGGCGCGCTGCCTCCCCGCACCGTAGTGGTCGACCGGATTCCCGTTGCGGCAGCCGTGCGGGCAAGCTGCTCCATCCCCTGGTTTTACACCCCCCGGCGGCTGGCGGGCCGGGCGCTGGTGGACGGCGGCACGGTGGAGCCGGTGCCCGCCCGCGCCTGCAGGCTGCTGGGAGCCGACGTGGTGGTGGCGGTCGACCTCGGTACGGGCCACCGGCAGGACGGCGACGTGCATGGGTTCACCCGGGTGCTCGACCGGGCCGCGGCCATCGCGCTGCAGCACCTCACCGACCTGCAGCTGGAACGCTTCGCCGATGTGGTGGTGCGCCCGCCCCTCGACGACCCCCGTGCCTCCGGCCGCAGCGGGGTGGAGGCGTGGATCCGGGCAGGCTACGAAGCCGCCCGGGAAGCCGAGCCCTCCATCCGCCGCATCCTCTCCCGCGCCGCCGCCACCGCCGCGTGCACCGCCTCAGGCGCGGTACCCCCCGCGAGGCCCCGGGCGCTCAGCGCCGCCTCGAAGTCCAGGCAGGCGGCCGCATCCTCCTCGAACAGGGGGCTGTAGCGCCTGAGTTCCTCGACGGAATAGTCCGTCAACCGCCTGCCACCCGCCTGCGCGTCTGCCACGATGCGGCCGACCAGCCGGTGCGCCTCCCTGAACGGCACGCCCTTCCGGGTCAGGTAATCGGCCAGTTCGGTGGCCAGCAGATCCGGCGTGCACGCATGAGCCATCCGGTCGCGCCGGAAGCGCAGGGCCCCCACCAGTTCGGCGGCCATCTCCAGGGCCAGCAGGGTCTGGTCGGCGGCGTCGAAGACCGGTTGCTTGTCCTCCTGCAGGTCCCGGTTGTAGGCCAGGGGCAGCCCTTTCAGGACGGTCAACAGCGCCACCAGATGGGCGCTCGTCCGGCCCGCCCGGGCACGGATGAGTTCAGCGGCGTCCGGGTTTTTCTTCTGGGGCATCATGCTGGAGCCGGTTGCCAGGCGGTCGGGCAGCTCCACGAAGCCGAAGGCCGGGTGGTTCCACATGACCAGTTCCTCGGCAAGCCGGCTCAGGTGAACCATGATGAGGCTGCACGCATACAACAAGTCGCACGCGAAGTCCCGGTCGGAGACGGCGTCCAGGCTGTTTTCGCTCACGCACTCGAACCCCAGCTCCCGGGCGACAGCCTCCCGGTCCACGGGGAAGGCCACCCCGGCCAGCGCCCCCGAACCCAGCGGCAGCACCGCAGCCCGGCGAGCGGCCTCCCGCAGGCGATCCCTGTCCCGGAAGAGCATGGCCACGTACGCCATCAGGTGGTGCCCCAGCGTCACCGGCTGCGCCGGCTGCAGGTGGGTCAGACCCGGCATGACGGTGGCGGCCTCCTGCTCGGCCCGCTCCAGGAGGACGTGCTGCAGGCGCGCCGCCGCCGCGTCGAGCAAGCTCGTGGCATCCCGCACGAACAGCCGCAGGTCGGTGGCCACCTGATCGTTGCGGCTGCGGGCGGTGTGGAGCCGAAGGGCCGGCTCCCCGATGCGTTCGAAGAGCAGCCGCTCGATGGCCGAGTGCACGTCCTCGTCCGGCCCGTCGAGAAGCTCGGGCCGCGCCCGGATCTCCTCGGCCAGCGCCTGCAGGCCCTCGACGATGCGCCGGGCGTCTTCCTGCGGGATGATCCCCTGCCGGCCCAGCATCCGGGCGTGCGCGATGCTCGCCGCTACGTCGTACGGCGCGAGCCTTCGGTCGTAGCCCAGTGAGGTCGTGAAGCGCCGGAGGAGCTGATCCGCCGGCTCTTTGAAGCGCCCTCCCCACATGGAGGCCCACGGGGCGCCGCCGCTCACAGCCGCTCCCCCAGGCGCGCTGAAAGCCTCGCCTCGACATACTGCGGCAGTCCGAACAGGCGGATGAACCCCTCGGCGTCCTTCTGCCGGTAGACCGTGTCGGCGCCGAACGTCGCCAGATCGAAATCGTACAGCGAATACGGCGAAGAGCGCCCGACGACCTGGACGCCGCCCTTGTACAGCCGCAGCCGCACCCGCCCCGTCACCTTCTTCTGGGTCTCGTTCACGAAGGCGTCGAGGGCCCGCTTCAACTGCGAGTACCACTGGCCGTAGTAGACGAGCTCCGCAAAGCGGACCGCCACCATCTCCTTGAAGTGGAACGTCTCGCGGTCAAGCGTGAGGCTCTCCAGTTCCCGGTGTGCCACGTGCAAAAGCGTGCCGCCGGGCGTCTCGTAGACCCCCCGGGACTTCATGCCCACGACGCGGTTTTCCACGATGTCGACCCGCCCGACGCCGTGGCGGGCGCCCAGGGCGTTGAGGGTTTCCAGGAGCTCCCGGGCCCCCATCTCGTGCCCGTCGACCGAGACGGGATAGCCTTCCTCGAAGCCGACGGTGACCTCTTCGGGTTCGTCGGGCGCCGCCGCCGGGTCGGCCGTCCACAGGAACATGTCCGGATCCGGCGCCCGGTCCGGGTCCTCGAGGATCCCGCCCTCGTAGCTGACGTGCCACAGATTGCGGTCGATGCTGTAGGGCCTTTCCCGGGTCACGCCGACGGGGATGCCGCGTTCTTTAGCGTAGGTGATCTCGTCCTCTCTGGAGCGCAGGTCCCACTCCCGCCAGGGGGCGATGACCCGCAGCTCCGGGGCCAGCGCCCGGTAGGCAAGCTCGAAGCGCACCTGGTCGTTGCCCTTGCCTGTGCAGCCGTGGGCCAGCGCGTCCGCCCCCTCCTCCTTCGCCACCTTCACCTGGCATGCCGCAATCAGCGGCCGGGCGAAGCTCGTGCCGAGCAGATACCGTCCCTCGTAGATGGCGCCAGCCCGCAGCACCTGGAACGCGTAATCCCGGGCGAACGTCTCCCGCACGTCCTCCACCACGGCCTTGCTCGCCCCGCTGCGCACCGCCTTCTCCGCGACGGCCTGCAGGTCTTCGCCCTGCCCCACGTCGGCGATCAAGGCCACGACCTCACACCCGTAGTTCTCCCGGATCCACGGGATCATCACCGACGTGTCCAGGCCGCCCGAATACGCCAGAACCACCTTCCGGACGTCCATGGCCCCGAAGCCCCCCATCCTGATACCCCTGCCTTCAAACCGCCCGCCCGGCCGCTGCCCGCAAGGGGTGCCGGGCAAGGCGCGACGTGTACTCCTGGAGGGTCAGCGGCTGCGGGAACTCGCCGGCTCGAAGCTGCGCCGCCGCCTCGGCCAGTGCCGCTGCCAGATCCAGGGAGGTGAAGCACGGCACCTTGAACTCGACGGCCGCCCGCCTCAGCTTGAAGCCGCTCCGCTCGGGGATGCGGCCGCGAGTGGGCGTGTTGATGACCAGGTCCACCTCGCCCGTCCGCACCAGGTCCACGACGTCCGGGTGGCCCTCGCCGATCTTGTGGACGAAGCTGCTCGCCACGCCGTGTTGGGCCAGGAAGCGCTGGGTGCCCGCCGTGGCCACGATGCGAAAGCCCAGGCCGGCGAGCCGGCGCACCGTGGGAAGCGCCTCTTCCTTGTCCCGGTCGGCCAGGGTCACGAGGGCCGTGCCCGACGCCTTCACGGTCATCCCGGCCGCGACGAGCGCCTTGTACAGGGCCCACGGGTAGTCTCCGTTGATGCCCAGCACCTCGCCGGTGGACTTCATCTCCGGGCCCAGCAGCACGTCCACGTCGTCCAGCTTGTCGAACGAGAAGACCGGCGCCTTGACGGCCGCGAACGGCGGCGGGTTCGTAGACGAGTAAAGGAGGCCATCCTGGGGCCATCCCAGGTCTTGCAGCCGTGCGCCGGCCATCACCTGGGTGGCCAGCGCCACCATGGGGACCCCCGTCACCTTGCTCAGATATGGAACGGTGCGGCTGGCGCGGGGGTTGGCCTCCAGAACGTACACCCGGCCCTGCGACACCACGAACTGCACGTTGAGAAGCCCCCGCACGCCGAGGGCCAGCGCCAGGCGGCGGGTGTAGTCGACGATGGCGCTCTCCTCCTCGGCGCTCAGGCGAACCGGCGGGAAGACGGCCGTCGAGTCCCCGGAGTGGATCCCGGCGCGTTCGATGTGCTCCATGATGCCGGGAATCAGCACGCGCTCCCCGTCGCAGATGGCGTCCACCTCGATCTCGCGGCCCTGGAGGTACCGGTCGAGGAGCACGGGGTGTTCGGGCGCCACCTGCACCGCCATCTTGATGTACTCCAAAAGCTCGTCCTCGTCGTGGCAGATCTCCATGGCGCGCCCGCCCAGCACGTACGAGGGCCGCACCATGAGCGGGTACCCCAGCTTGTTGGCGACGCCCAGCGCCTCCTCCATGCTGGAGGCGCTGGCGCCCTCGGCCTGCGGGATCCCCAGCATCCCCAGAAGCTCCGCGAAGCGCCGCCTGTCCTCGGCCAGGTCGATGGTGTCGGCGCTGCTGCCGAGCAGGCGAACGCCTGCATCGGCCAGCGGCCTGGCCAGGTTGATGGCCGTCTGCCCCCCGAACTGCACGATGACCCCTTCCGGCCGCTCCCGCCGCACCACCTCCAGCACGTCTTCCAGCGTGAGCGGCTCGAAGTAGAGCCGATCGGAGGTGTCGAAGTCGGTGCTCACCGTCTCGGGGTTGTTGTTGACGATGACGGCCTCGTAGCCCATGCGCTGCAGCGCCCAGACCGAATGCACAGAACAGTAGTCAAACTCAATCCCCTGCCCGATCCGGATCGGCCCCGCCCCGACCACCAGCACCCGGGGCCTGGGGCTGTCGGGCACCTCGTCCTCCCGTTCGTAGGCGGAGTAGTAGTAGGCCGTCTTCGCCTCGAACTCGCCGGCGCAGGTGTCCACGCTCTTATAGACCGGCACCACTCCCAGTTCGCGGCGCAGCGCCCGCACCTGGGCCTCTGTCAGGCGGGCAAGCTGTGCAATCCGGCGGTCCGAGTACCCCAGGCGCTTGAGTTCAAGCAGCCATTGCCGCAGTTGCCCCGGGTTTTCGGCCAGCTTCTGGCCGGCTTTCACGATGCGTTCGATGACGGCGAGGAAGTACGGCGAGACCCGGGTGAGGTGGTGAAGCTCCTCCACCGAAAAGCCCCGGCGCAGCGCCTCCGCCACCGCAAACAGCCTGCGGTCGTCGGGCGCGGCCAGTACGCGGCGCAGTTCCCCATCCGTAAAAGCGGCCACCGAGCGGTCAAACAGCCCGTCGTACCCGGCCTCGAGGGAACGCACGGCCTTCTGAAGCGCCCCCGCAAAGGTGCGGTCGATGGCCATGACCTCGCCCGTGGCCTTCATCTGGGTGCCCAGCTGCCGGTCTGCCAGGGGGAACTTGTCGAAAGGCCACCGGGGGATCTTGACGACCACGTAGTCCAGGGCCGGCTCGAACGCCGCTGTCGTCTGCCCGGTCACCGCGTTGGGAATCTCGTCGAGGCGCAACCCCACGGCGATCTTGGCCGCGACCCGGGCGATGGGGTATCCCGTGGCCTTGGAGGCCAGCGCCGAGGAGCGGCTGACCCGGGGGTTCACCTCGATGACGTAGTAGCGCCCCGATCCGTCAGGGGCCAGGGCGAACTGGATGTTGCAGCCCCCCTGGATCCCCAGGGCGCGGATGATCTTGATGGCCGCCGAACGCAGCGCCTGGTGCTCCCGGTCGGTGAGCGTCTGGCTCGGGGCGATCACGATGCTGTCCCCCGTGTGGATGCCCATGGGGTCGAAGTTCTCCATGTTGCAGACGGTGATGCAGTTGTCGGCGCCGTCCCGCATCACCTCGTACTCGATCTCTTTCCAGCCCACCACGCTCCTCTCGACCAGGATCTGGCCGATGAGGCTGCGCTTCAGGCCCCGGGAGGCCACCTCCCGGAGCTGCTCCGGCCGGCGGGCGACGCCGCCCCCCGTCCCGCCCAGCGTGTACGCCGGGCGCACGATGACGGGA from Bacillota bacterium includes:
- the serA gene encoding phosphoglycerate dehydrogenase; this translates as MRVLVADPLESAGIERLRQGGAQVDLRPGMDRAQLLERIGEYEGLIVRSETRVDARVLEAGRRLMVVGRAGVGVDNIDVEAATGRGVVVVNTPEANTTSAAEHTMALMLSVARRIPWAHHSLALERRWERRHFMGVQLAGKTLGLVGLGRIGSEVARRARAFGMAVLAYDPYVTADRAAQLGAQLAELDELLARSDFVSLHCPLTPKTRHLIDAERLKRMRPTAYLINCARGGIVDEAALANALAEGRLAGAAVDVFAEEPPSGSPLMGAPNVVMTPHLGASTKEAQGEAAVAVAEEVLRVLAGELPHHAVNIPSVPAEAWPRLRPYVDLARRLGRAFTELFGPEALDQIEIVYQGQLAHAAGAHALTASALLGILTPITPEGVTLANASILARRRGMEVLETHSQKAGQEAAREEGGPALAIRSPRTVRGVMPAVAGDVGANMRPRLLEINGYRINVEEPGYLLVSS
- a CDS encoding alanine--glyoxylate aminotransferase family protein, with amino-acid sequence MSNTFAEKQDLRIPGPTPVPPSVLRAMSRPMINHRGPEFAELIARLTRRLQRLFETESFVAILTGSGTAGMEAACANLISPGDRVLVLDGGVFGHRWAEIAGAFGARVERYEYPWHTGAEPGELARRLSAMPDVRAVFATHNESSTGVINDIRALSAACHEAAPEAMFVVDSVSGLGGAALSMDAWGLDAVVSASQKCIMAPPGLAFVALSPRAWQRVGESRAARYYLDLAAARRMFEKGQTPWTPALSVVYAVDEALGLLEAEGSDARLSRHRLMRDMVRAGLAAAGFELMVETRFASPTVTAVRPPAGVDVEAVRRVAREQLGVVFSGGQGKLAGQILRVGHMGYATPLDMIGAVAAAEVALARLGAPVQPGAGVAAAERIWAGHEEAAAR
- the argH gene encoding argininosuccinate lyase; this encodes MSGGAPWASMWGGRFKEPADQLLRRFTTSLGYDRRLAPYDVAASIAHARMLGRQGIIPQEDARRIVEGLQALAEEIRARPELLDGPDEDVHSAIERLLFERIGEPALRLHTARSRNDQVATDLRLFVRDATSLLDAAAARLQHVLLERAEQEAATVMPGLTHLQPAQPVTLGHHLMAYVAMLFRDRDRLREAARRAAVLPLGSGALAGVAFPVDREAVARELGFECVSENSLDAVSDRDFACDLLYACSLIMVHLSRLAEELVMWNHPAFGFVELPDRLATGSSMMPQKKNPDAAELIRARAGRTSAHLVALLTVLKGLPLAYNRDLQEDKQPVFDAADQTLLALEMAAELVGALRFRRDRMAHACTPDLLATELADYLTRKGVPFREAHRLVGRIVADAQAGGRRLTDYSVEELRRYSPLFEEDAAACLDFEAALSARGLAGGTAPEAVHAAVAAARERMRRMEGSASRAAS
- a CDS encoding argininosuccinate synthase, whose protein sequence is MDVRKVVLAYSGGLDTSVMIPWIRENYGCEVVALIADVGQGEDLQAVAEKAVRSGASKAVVEDVRETFARDYAFQVLRAGAIYEGRYLLGTSFARPLIAACQVKVAKEEGADALAHGCTGKGNDQVRFELAYRALAPELRVIAPWREWDLRSREDEITYAKERGIPVGVTRERPYSIDRNLWHVSYEGGILEDPDRAPDPDMFLWTADPAAAPDEPEEVTVGFEEGYPVSVDGHEMGARELLETLNALGARHGVGRVDIVENRVVGMKSRGVYETPGGTLLHVAHRELESLTLDRETFHFKEMVAVRFAELVYYGQWYSQLKRALDAFVNETQKKVTGRVRLRLYKGGVQVVGRSSPYSLYDFDLATFGADTVYRQKDAEGFIRLFGLPQYVEARLSARLGERL
- the carB gene encoding carbamoyl-phosphate synthase large subunit translates to MPRRNDLHKVMVIGSGPIIIGQAAEFDYAGTQACKALREEGLEVALVNSNPATIMTDENMADRIYLEPLVPEVLERILERERPQGLLPTLGGQTGLNLAFELARRGVLDRLGVELLGTPLSAIEKAEDREQFKATMEAIGEPVPESRTVTTLEEALAFAETIGYPVIVRPAYTLGGTGGGVARRPEQLREVASRGLKRSLIGQILVERSVVGWKEIEYEVMRDGADNCITVCNMENFDPMGIHTGDSIVIAPSQTLTDREHQALRSAAIKIIRALGIQGGCNIQFALAPDGSGRYYVIEVNPRVSRSSALASKATGYPIARVAAKIAVGLRLDEIPNAVTGQTTAAFEPALDYVVVKIPRWPFDKFPLADRQLGTQMKATGEVMAIDRTFAGALQKAVRSLEAGYDGLFDRSVAAFTDGELRRVLAAPDDRRLFAVAEALRRGFSVEELHHLTRVSPYFLAVIERIVKAGQKLAENPGQLRQWLLELKRLGYSDRRIAQLARLTEAQVRALRRELGVVPVYKSVDTCAGEFEAKTAYYYSAYEREDEVPDSPRPRVLVVGAGPIRIGQGIEFDYCSVHSVWALQRMGYEAVIVNNNPETVSTDFDTSDRLYFEPLTLEDVLEVVRRERPEGVIVQFGGQTAINLARPLADAGVRLLGSSADTIDLAEDRRRFAELLGMLGIPQAEGASASSMEEALGVANKLGYPLMVRPSYVLGGRAMEICHDEDELLEYIKMAVQVAPEHPVLLDRYLQGREIEVDAICDGERVLIPGIMEHIERAGIHSGDSTAVFPPVRLSAEEESAIVDYTRRLALALGVRGLLNVQFVVSQGRVYVLEANPRASRTVPYLSKVTGVPMVALATQVMAGARLQDLGWPQDGLLYSSTNPPPFAAVKAPVFSFDKLDDVDVLLGPEMKSTGEVLGINGDYPWALYKALVAAGMTVKASGTALVTLADRDKEEALPTVRRLAGLGFRIVATAGTQRFLAQHGVASSFVHKIGEGHPDVVDLVRTGEVDLVINTPTRGRIPERSGFKLRRAAVEFKVPCFTSLDLAAALAEAAAQLRAGEFPQPLTLQEYTSRLARHPLRAAAGRAV